From the genome of Papaver somniferum cultivar HN1 chromosome 2, ASM357369v1, whole genome shotgun sequence, one region includes:
- the LOC113347031 gene encoding pectinesterase-like gives MMNKVAAASVSLILVVGVVIGCVIGFGHRSTGHQEEVKNEVSAGMKAVETLCGPTDYKDACVRSLTPLANNGTTDPKELIKGAIQVIAGEVQKAAEQSVALANDAKNSNNATLKAALESCKGYLDYAISDIEESITALGESQITSISDLTPELKNWLSAVISLKESCLDNLDDNSELKDTMHKGLLNTTELTVNALAIVDEIAGILKTFNIPIDLNITSSTSRKLLSTETDKDGYPYWFSDDSRRVLAAQGFGNLKPNAVVAKDGSGQFKTIAEALAAYPKNQPRSAKYVVYVKAGVYDEYITVTKEQHNVFMYGDGPTKTVVTGKKNVALDGYKTDKSATFAVEGRHFVAKSMGFENTAGPEGHQAVALRVNADRCAFFDCSITAYQDTLYIQSHRQFYRDCTISGTVDFIFGDSATVIQNSKIIARKPMDNQFNAVTAHGRSQARETTGVVIQNCDIIAEPELLPVSSKIQSFLGRPWKEYSKAIFLENRIDGFIHPDGYTPWQGTFALDTLYYGEYANTGAGADTSKRVNWKGFHVIKDRAEALSYTVAPFLTAPRWLKETGIPYTVGLKA, from the exons ATGATGAACAAGGTTGCTGCTGCGAGTGTATCTCTAATCCTGGTCGTGGGTGTTGTCATCGGTTGCGTTATTGGTTTTGGCCATCGCTCGACCGGTCATCAAGAAGAGGTTAAAAATGAAGTCTCAGCAGGAATGAAGGCCGTCGAGACACTTTGCGGCCCTACTGATTATAAAGATGCTTGTGTCAGAAGTCTTACTCCATTGGCTAATAACGGAACCACCGACCCAAAAGAGCTTATCAAGGGAGCAATCCAGGTTATTGCAGGAGAGGTTCAAAAGGCTGCTGAACAATCTGTCGCGTTGGCAAATGATGCCAAGAACAGCAACAATGCAACCTTGAAGGCTGCTCTTGAAAGTTGCAAGGGATATCTAGACTACGCAATCAGCGACATTGAAGAATCCATAACAGCGCTTGGTGAGAGTCAAATAACTAGTATCAGCGATCTTACACCCGAGCTTAAGAATTGGTTGAGTGCTGTGATTTCACTCAAAGAATCCTGCCTTGATAACCTAGACGACAATTCTGAGCTCAAGGACACAATGCACAAAGGACTTCTCAACACAACCGAACTTACTGTTAATGCTCTCGCTATCGTTGATGAAATTGCTGGAATTCTCAAAACCTTCAATATACCAATTGATCTCAACATTACTAGCAGTACTTCAAGGAAGCTTTTATCTACTGAGACAGATAAAGATGGATATCCCTACTGGTTCTCTGACGATAGTCGTAGGGTTTTGGCAGCACAAGGATTTGGTAACTTGAAACCTAATGCGGTTGTGGCTAAAGATGGCAGTGGTCAGTTTAAAACAATTGCTGAAGCTCTTGCTGCATATCCAAAGAACCAGCCTAGAAGTGCAAAATATGTAGTCTATGTTAAGGCTGGTGTCTACGACGAATATATCACCGTCACCAAAGAACAGCATAATGTCTTCATGTATGGAGATGGACCAACAAAAACTGTCGTCACAGGAAAAAAGAACGTCGCACTAGACGGTTACAAGACTGACAAGTCTGCTACTTTTG CTGTTGAAGGTAGGCATTTCGTTGCTAAGTCTATGGGATTCGAGAACACCGCTGGTCCTGAAGGTCATCAAGCCGTGGCTCTACGAGTGAACGCAGACAGATGTGCATTCTTCGACTGTAGCATCACTGCATACCAAGACACTTTGTACATACAAAGCCATCGTCAATTCTACAGAGATTGTACCATCTCAGGAACAGTCGATTTCATTTTTGGTGACTCTGCAACAGTTATCCAAAACTCGAAAATCATTGCAAGGAAACCCATGGACAACCAGTTTAACGCAGTCACTGCTCATGGAAGGTCTCAAGCACGAGAAACCACCGGTGTTGTTATCCAGAACTGCGATATTATAGCTGAACCAGAACTCTTACCCGTGAGTTCGAAAATCCAATCGTTCTTGGGTAGACCATGGAAAGAATACTCAAAGGCAATTTTCCTTGAAAACAGAATTGACGGTTTCATTCATCCAGATGGTTACACACCATGGCAAGGTACTTTTGCACTTGACACTTTGTACTATGGAGAGTATGCAAACACTGGTGCAGGAGCAGACACCTCCAAGAGAGTAAACTGGAAAGGTTTCCATGTCATTAAAGACAGAGCTGAAGCTCTTTCATACACAGTTGCACCATTCCTCACCGCACCACGTTGGTTGAAAGAAACCGGTATTCCTTACACGGTTGGATTGAAAGCatag